Proteins co-encoded in one Spirosoma endbachense genomic window:
- a CDS encoding alpha/beta fold hydrolase gives MEHTFIETGGLRLHVVQAGPVDGPLVILLHGFPEFWYGWRHQIDDLADAGFRVWVPDQRGYNLSDKPTDIGSYAIDTLAADVIGLIEAAGRQKAILVGHDWGAAVAWWTAVVYPERIERLVVMNVPHPVVMKKFARRDLGQMLRSWYIGFFQLPWLPEQILRFDNWHFLERTLRSSSRTGTFTGEEIQQYKAAWSQPGAAKAMINWYRASLQRPMSRRPTIHVTVPTLLIWGCQDRFLKREMAQLSIDLCTNGRVEFLENATHWVQHEEANRVNELIKTG, from the coding sequence ATGGAGCATACATTTATTGAAACAGGTGGTTTACGACTGCATGTCGTTCAGGCGGGACCAGTTGATGGGCCGCTTGTGATTCTGTTGCATGGCTTTCCGGAGTTTTGGTATGGATGGCGTCACCAGATAGATGACCTGGCAGACGCTGGCTTCCGGGTTTGGGTACCTGACCAACGGGGCTATAACCTTAGCGATAAGCCAACGGATATAGGCTCGTATGCTATTGATACCTTAGCCGCCGATGTGATTGGGCTGATTGAGGCAGCAGGTCGGCAAAAAGCAATTCTCGTCGGTCATGATTGGGGAGCCGCCGTTGCCTGGTGGACAGCCGTCGTGTATCCGGAACGGATTGAACGACTGGTTGTCATGAATGTTCCACATCCAGTTGTGATGAAGAAATTTGCCCGTCGTGATTTAGGGCAGATGCTACGAAGCTGGTATATCGGCTTCTTTCAATTGCCCTGGTTACCGGAACAGATACTTCGGTTTGATAACTGGCATTTCCTGGAACGAACCCTGCGAAGTAGTAGCCGGACCGGAACATTCACCGGGGAGGAAATTCAGCAGTATAAAGCAGCCTGGTCGCAACCTGGTGCAGCCAAAGCGATGATTAACTGGTACAGAGCGTCATTGCAAAGGCCAATGTCACGTCGGCCTACCATTCACGTTACTGTTCCAACGTTACTCATCTGGGGTTGTCAGGATCGATTTCTAAAACGGGAAATGGCCCAGTTGAGCATCGATCTCTGCACGAATGGTCGTGTCGAGTTTCTCGAAAATGCTACGCACTGGGTTCAGCATGAAGAAGCGAACCGGGTGAATGAGTTGATAAAAACTGGGTGA
- the uxaC gene encoding glucuronate isomerase, producing MNSLLLSPAFLSDDFLLQTETARRLYHDYARPMPIIDYHCHLPPDQIAADKQFENMTQLWLYGDHYKWRAMRTHGINERYCTGDATDWEKFEKWAETIPYTVRNPLYHWSHLELKNPFGVTDVLNPTTARSVYDTCNEQLPGLSARTLLQHFDVRVVCSTDDPTDSLEHHRAITSDGFGVKVLPTFRPDKAMAIDDSVVFRAYVQKVAAATNKEIRTLSDYLDALKLRHDYFNEMGCRLSDHGLETVYAEPYTEGEVQLIFDHLLRGAAVDPINILKFKSFMLVQFAEWDHEKGWTQQFHLGALRNNNIRRLRELGPDTGWDSIGDFPQAVALSRFLGGLDDRDQLAKTILYNLNPADNEVIATMIGNFNDGSVRGKVQFGSGWWFLDQKDGMEKQINTLSNMGLLSAFVGMLTDSRSFVSYSRHEYFRRILCNIFGNDVENGELPNDVDWIGQIVQDICYRNAERYFGF from the coding sequence CTCCAGACCGAAACCGCCCGGCGACTCTATCACGATTATGCCCGGCCAATGCCGATCATCGATTACCATTGCCATCTGCCGCCCGATCAGATTGCCGCTGATAAACAGTTTGAGAACATGACCCAGCTCTGGCTCTATGGCGATCATTACAAGTGGCGGGCTATGCGCACGCACGGGATCAACGAACGCTATTGTACGGGCGATGCAACTGACTGGGAGAAATTCGAGAAATGGGCTGAAACGATTCCGTATACCGTTCGTAATCCGCTTTATCACTGGTCCCATCTGGAACTTAAAAATCCATTCGGTGTGACGGATGTGCTTAACCCGACTACGGCCCGTTCGGTCTATGATACCTGTAACGAACAGTTGCCGGGCCTCTCGGCGCGCACCCTGCTCCAGCATTTCGACGTTCGTGTGGTCTGTTCAACGGACGATCCGACCGACTCGCTCGAACACCACCGGGCTATTACCAGCGATGGTTTTGGCGTAAAAGTTCTACCAACGTTCCGGCCCGATAAAGCAATGGCCATCGATGATTCGGTGGTGTTCCGGGCTTATGTTCAGAAGGTCGCTGCCGCAACGAACAAGGAAATACGGACACTATCTGATTATCTGGATGCCCTCAAATTGCGGCATGATTACTTTAACGAGATGGGCTGCCGGTTATCGGACCACGGCCTCGAAACGGTCTATGCCGAACCGTATACAGAAGGGGAGGTGCAGCTTATATTCGATCACCTGTTGCGGGGAGCGGCCGTTGACCCGATAAATATCCTCAAATTCAAGTCGTTTATGCTTGTGCAGTTTGCCGAGTGGGATCACGAGAAAGGCTGGACACAACAGTTTCACCTGGGTGCACTCCGCAACAACAACATCCGCCGATTGCGTGAACTTGGCCCTGATACGGGCTGGGATAGCATTGGCGATTTCCCGCAGGCAGTTGCTTTGTCGCGCTTTCTGGGTGGCCTTGATGATCGTGATCAACTGGCTAAAACAATACTTTACAATCTGAACCCGGCTGATAACGAAGTAATTGCGACGATGATCGGCAATTTCAATGATGGCTCGGTTCGCGGAAAAGTGCAGTTTGGTTCGGGCTGGTGGTTTCTGGATCAGAAAGACGGTATGGAAAAACAGATCAATACCCTGTCGAACATGGGCTTGTTGAGTGCCTTTGTCGGCATGCTGACCGATTCGCGGAGTTTCGTATCCTACAGTCGTCACGAATATTTCCGGCGGATTCTCTGCAATATATTTGGCAACGATGTTGAAAACGGCGAACTGCCAAATGACGTCGACTGGATAGGGCAGATCGTGCAGGACATCTGTTACCGAAATGCCGAGCGGTATTTTGGGTTTTAA